From a single Candidatus Wallbacteria bacterium genomic region:
- a CDS encoding permease — MLKTMVDWLVYKKLGFNLNSVSGEAFNFFVYDTIKIFLLLTVIIFAVSFIRTFFPPERSRKILGSGNRIKGSVLAGLLGIVTPFCSCSAVPLFLGFIEAGVPMGTTFTFLVASPMINEVALVMLWGLFGWKIACLYIGSGLLIAIGSGLVIGSLHLEHLVEKFDIKGASHFELEKQSFKQKIHYARDYTGEILKTVGPYVILGIGLGALMHGYIPAGFLARYAGRDNLFAVPLVTLIGIPLYSNAAGMIPLVSVLTEKGVGMGTALAFMMAVTGLSLPEFLILKRVMKLKLLLIFASVVGTGIIITGYLFNFVIP; from the coding sequence GTGTTGAAAACAATGGTGGATTGGCTTGTTTATAAAAAACTAGGCTTCAATCTGAATTCCGTTTCCGGGGAAGCATTTAATTTTTTTGTTTATGACACGATTAAGATTTTTCTGCTTCTGACAGTGATCATTTTTGCGGTTTCCTTTATCAGGACTTTTTTTCCGCCCGAGCGTTCCAGAAAGATTCTTGGCAGCGGAAACAGGATTAAAGGCAGTGTTTTGGCAGGATTGCTGGGAATCGTTACTCCCTTCTGTTCCTGCAGCGCAGTACCGCTGTTTCTCGGATTCATAGAGGCTGGAGTGCCGATGGGAACCACTTTCACCTTCCTGGTGGCTTCGCCGATGATTAACGAAGTTGCCTTAGTCATGCTCTGGGGACTGTTCGGCTGGAAAATTGCCTGTCTCTATATCGGAAGCGGACTGCTGATAGCAATCGGCTCAGGCCTGGTGATAGGAAGCCTTCATTTGGAGCATCTGGTGGAAAAATTCGATATCAAGGGTGCTTCCCACTTTGAATTAGAGAAGCAGAGCTTCAAGCAGAAGATCCATTATGCCAGGGATTATACGGGAGAGATACTAAAAACAGTCGGACCATATGTAATTCTCGGCATTGGCCTGGGGGCATTGATGCACGGGTATATTCCAGCCGGATTTTTAGCGAGATACGCCGGACGGGATAATCTGTTCGCAGTGCCGCTCGTCACTCTGATCGGCATTCCTCTTTATTCCAATGCCGCAGGAATGATTCCGCTCGTCAGCGTCTTGACTGAAAAAGGTGTCGGCATGGGCACTGCGCTGGCTTTCATGATGGCCGTAACCGGCCTTTCGCTTCCAGAATTCCTGATTTTGAAGAGAGTGATGAAACTTAAACTGCTGCTGATATTCGCGTCAGTAGTAGGGACCGGGATCATCATAACAGGATACCTGTTTAACTTTGTCATTCCCTGA
- a CDS encoding AI-2E family transporter, which translates to MNQDSKKIDTRAYYFLLTCLVLFLGLTFYLFSQFSAPLFFALLLSILFYPLHKSICKVLDRKLNSNNKVICAVFGFFRSNRKHIATLLILLLTIFLVLIPLVSVISVFINEAGELYTQIQGEISEKISDLPTVSEINSKQVKLNKLLGNYIPGMSINLEKSIREYLLPALKNISSYAVGTAKNIFGNALLFLVNLLVLLIGIFFLLNDAGRLGAVLIKISPLRTRDEVEIFSIFRGLAKGIVVGNTVTALVQGLLLGLGFYFFSLPRPVFFGVIGGFLSFIPFFGTFIVWGPGLCYLIYMEYYLAGILFLLYCLIVVSGIDNVIKPYFISDHLKLNTGLILVAILSGIKIFGVMGIFYGPLIVAIFQKLIEFYLEELKKSSQDNL; encoded by the coding sequence ATGAATCAAGACAGCAAAAAAATTGACACCCGCGCTTATTATTTTCTGCTCACCTGCTTGGTGCTGTTTCTGGGGCTGACATTTTACCTGTTTTCCCAATTTTCCGCACCGCTTTTTTTCGCATTGCTCCTGTCAATTCTGTTTTATCCCCTGCATAAAAGCATCTGCAAAGTTCTGGATCGAAAGCTGAACAGTAATAACAAAGTGATTTGTGCCGTTTTTGGGTTTTTCCGCAGTAACCGTAAACATATTGCAACTCTGCTGATCCTGTTATTGACTATTTTTCTGGTGTTGATTCCGCTCGTGAGCGTGATCTCAGTATTTATAAACGAGGCCGGTGAACTTTATACTCAGATTCAGGGTGAAATTTCAGAAAAGATTTCTGATCTTCCGACCGTGTCGGAAATCAACTCCAAACAGGTTAAATTGAATAAACTGCTTGGAAACTACATTCCTGGGATGAGCATTAATCTGGAAAAGTCAATCCGCGAATACTTGCTGCCTGCATTGAAAAACATCTCGTCCTATGCAGTCGGGACAGCTAAAAATATTTTTGGCAATGCCCTGCTTTTCTTAGTCAACCTGCTCGTGCTTCTGATCGGAATTTTTTTCTTGCTCAATGACGCCGGTCGGCTTGGTGCGGTATTGATAAAAATATCCCCTCTGAGAACCAGGGATGAAGTGGAGATTTTTTCGATTTTCAGAGGTCTTGCCAAAGGAATTGTTGTAGGCAATACAGTTACAGCACTTGTCCAGGGGCTGCTGCTGGGTCTTGGATTTTATTTTTTTTCCCTGCCCAGACCTGTCTTTTTCGGTGTGATCGGAGGATTTTTATCATTCATTCCATTTTTCGGGACATTCATTGTCTGGGGACCCGGGCTTTGTTATCTGATTTACATGGAATATTATCTTGCCGGAATCCTGTTTCTTCTCTATTGCCTTATAGTGGTCTCAGGAATCGACAATGTCATCAAACCATATTTCATCAGTGATCACCTCAAACTCAACACAGGGTTGATTCTGGTTGCGATTCTCTCGGGAATCAAAATTTTCGGAGTAATGGGAATCTTTTACGGCCCTTTGATCGTAGCCATTTTTCAGAAATTAATAGAGTTTTATCTGGAAGAATTGAAAAAATCCTCTCAGGACAACCTTTAG